Part of the Burkholderia humptydooensis genome, GTGATGCAAGAAGACGTGCTGGATTTCCTGGAAGATCGTCCGCAAAGCTACGATCTTGTCACTGGCCTCGACATCGTCGAGCACCTGCATAAGCCCGAGGTGTTGCGCTTGCTCGATACCTGTCATGCGGCCTTGAAGCCCGGTGGCCGGCTTGTGCTTCAGACACCCAATGCCGATAGTCCCTGGGGGGCGAGCTCTCGTTATGGCGACTTTACCCATGAGTTGGGCTTTAATCCGAATTCACTTTCCAGATTGCTTGCCCTTTCTGGTTTTTGCAACATTGAGGTCAGGGAAACCGGCCCCATTCTGATCGGCCACGGCGTCCTATCTTCGGTGCGGTATTTCATTTGGCAGGCAATACGTGCTGCTCTGATACTCTGGAACTTGGCGGAAACGGGTGACGCGGGTAGTGGTGTATTCACGCGTGTCTTTTTGATTTCGGCGAAGAGGGCGAGCAAGTGAAGGTAAATTTTGCCGTATGTGGCCGCTTTCACTACCACAAGTACGTGAAATATCTCGGCGAATTTGGGCTGCCTCAAAGATTTTATTACTCGCATAGATTCGGCGCAAACCATGATATCGATAGGTATTATGGAAGGAATATGTGGCTAAAGGAATATTTGCTTGCTGCGCACTCGAAAGTGCTCGGTGGGCATTTGCTTGACTTGTCGTTGCCCGTGTATCACAAGATATGGGAGTCAGCGGTTCTGAGAGATTGGACGAGAGCGGACCTTAGTCACGTGTTGCTACATGGCGCCGCGCCCAGGCTGATCAAGCGCTGCCAAGCGGAGGGTACGTGCGTGGTTGGTGAGGCTGTATGTGGGCACCCGGATGTCGTTAATCGCATTCTTGCTCCGGAGTACGAGCGATTGAACATGCAATATCGACGCTTCGACAAGATCTGGGAATACATGAGGCAGGAATACACTCTTTGTACCCACATTCTGGTTCCCTCGAATTGGGTCGCCAAGTCCCTTGTCGAGTTCGGCATTCATCCGGAAAAACTGATCAAGCTACCTTATCCGTCAGGTACGGACAAAAAACAAAAAGGGAATAGGGCCGCGAAAGGAAAAGGTCGCACTATTCGGGTGCTTTGCGTTGCTGGTCTTAGTGTTATAAAAGGCCAGCACTACCTATTGGAAGCCGTTGCGCATCTTAATAGGCGAAATGCGAGAGTCAAATTTGAAGTCACCTTGGTCGGCGCTTCCGGCAAGGATTATCTTGTTCGATTGTCGAGGATCGGTGTGCCGTTTGAGCACATTGAACACATCCCAAATGCGAACATGATCGACTTCATGAGCGGCTTTGATGTGTTCGCCCTGCCAAGCCTGGCGGATGGGTTTGCGGTAGCCGTCAGTGAGGCCCTTCAGGCGGGGATTCCGGCCGTGACCACGCAAAACAACGGCGCGGCGGATGCGATTGTGGAGGGGGAAAACGGTTATGTTGTGCCAGCCCAAGACCATCTCGCTCTCGCCAACGCTATCGCGGCTGCTGTTGATGTGACACCTGATCCCGGTTTCGTTGCGCCCGATCAGGTTCTTGACTGGCAAACATACGCTGCAAGACTGGCCCAGATTTACGGCCATGCCGTAGGGCAAGCCGATGGCCTCGGTTCCGACATCGTTACCCACTCGGCAATTTGAAAGATGCACTCTTTAACACGGTAATAGCAAGCGATCGGGAAAGTCATGGACAGCACCGCCATCCACAGGATTTGGCAAACCATGCAGGCGCAGGGCTTCGCCCATGTGGCGCAGATGGCGATGCGTTTCGTCGAGGTTCCGTTGTTTCTGCACTATTGGGGAGCGGCACGGTACGGGGAATGGCTGGTGTTGTTCGCGATACCGGCCTATTTTTCGATAGCCGATCTGGGTTTCAATAGTGTTGCAGCCCATGAAATGACCATGAAGACAGCACAAGGAAAGCGGGAGGAAGCTTTAACCATTTTTCAGTCGGTTTCTTTGATTGTCTTCGGGCTTTCTGCAATATTGCTGCTTTCCATCACCTTGTTATCGCACACGCTCTTATCGTGGATGCCGAGGGCCGATGAAGCCGTGGTTGGCATCGCACAAAGTGATGTCGTTTTCTATCTCGCGCTTTACGTTATCGCCCATATACAGATCGGCACCCTTCAAACGGGGTTCTATAGTCAAGGGATGTACGGTCGCGGCATTTTGTTGTTCTCGACTCTACAGTTCGTGGAGTTTCTGTTCGCCGCGGTCACAGTGGCGCTTGGAGGTGGTTTGTTGCAGGTCAGCCAAGTCTATGCCGGCGCGGCATGTCTAGGTTATCTGGCATATTGGGGTATCACGGCGCATTACCTGCCTTGGCTTAGGTACGGTTTTTCCGGATTTCGATGGCGCACCGTCGTGCGGCTGGGCCGGCCGGCCGTCGCGGCATTGATGTTCCCTGTCGGTCAAGCCATGAATCATCAGGGGATGCGATTGGTTGTCGGCTTTGTCGCCGGACCAGGTGCCGTCACATTATTTGTGGCGAGCAGAATGCTTACCGCCATCGCGGTGAAGTTGCAAGACGCGGTGGGTCAAGCACTTGAACCCGAATATGCGCGAGCGCACGGTAAAAGCGACCGTGCAACTGTTCAGCAACTGCTACTTCATGGAATGCAGGCCACCACCTGGTTAAGCGTCGTCACACTTGGCGCTATGCTGGTTTGTGGTGAACGCCTTTTCCCGCATTGGACAGGGGGGCAAGTGGCTTTCAACAGGATACTGGTCCTGGTGCTGGCGGCGTCCACGATCGTCAATGCGGTCTGGTCCAACGTAATGAAAATCGCGTACGCAGCAAATCGGCACACGAAAATTGCCGTGATATTTTTCCTGGGATATTCGGCAGCATGTATTGTTGCTCTGCCACTGACAACTGCGGCCGGACCTGTCGGCGCTGCGCTGGCACTTCTTATTGCGGAGGTCGGCATCGCTCTGTGCGTTGTGCCAATTGCCCTTCGAATGGCGGAGATCGGTTTAATGACTTGTATAGGAGCGGTGGGCAAACCACCTATACACCAAGCCCTTGATCTCGTGCGCCGGAGCACCTTGCGGTTTGCAAAAAAGGGAGGGGAGCAGGATGTCTGATATGCATGCGCCCCGCATCGCTCAGCGGATCTTTGTTGTACCAAGGCGCTCGCACGCGAACCGCTTGATTGTTCGAATGATCATCGCGGTTTATTTACTACTGATCTTTGAGGGGGCGATCAGAAAATGGCTCTTGCCTACGATGGGGGATTTGCTCTATTTCGCCCGTGTCCCGTTGGTTTTTCTGATTTACGCGGTTGCGTTGGGTTCTGGAATGTGGCCGCGCTCCAACAAGTACTTGGCTTTTGGACTGTGGTTCGGTGGGTTGACTGCCTGCCTGGTCGTGCTGCAAATGGTACTCGGCGGCTATAGCGAGCGTCATTTGATCATCGCGGCGTACGGCTGGATCAACTATTTTTTCTTCATCCCGTTCGCATTCATCATAGGGGAACAGGTCAGAGGAACGGATCTTGCAAAAATCGCCCGCATAACCATATGGTTATCGATAGCCGTTATGCCGCTGGTTATATTGCAATATTATTCGCCAGCGGAATCGATTGTTGTCAGAGGTAGTGGTGAGCTGGAAACCCAGCAATACATAGGTTTGGGATTTTCCGGAGACAGAATTCGTCCTATGGGTCTTTTTACATCCTCGCTCGGACAGCAAGCTTTTGTGGCAAGTGGCCTCGCTTTTGTAACAGGCGCTTGGTTTATGAGGAAATCCCAGCGCCGCGTTGCAGCCGCTACTCTAGTTGCAGCCGGCTTCGCAATTCTGATTATGATCGGATTTAGCGGGCAGCGAGGGCTTGTTATTCACGCAGCTATTGTTTTCCTGTTTTCCGTGGTGGGCGGCACGGCACTAAGGCGCCGTCACGCGGGCTCTGGGCTGTTCATCGCAGCCGCAGCGCTAATATTTTCCTTTCTTTATCCAATACTTTTCCCGGACGTCTATTTCGAGTTTTCAGAGCGATGGATAGACGCTGCGTGGGTGGAAAACATAAGTTATGGTGGCGGAGGCATCCTGGGCCGAATGGTTTACCAGCTCGTTCATTTCTTGAGCATGTTTGACAAAGCACCGCCGCAAGGCTATCTGCTTGGAATCGGTGGGAATGCCACCGGATCTCTTACGTGGGTTCAATTGCCTGACGTGGCCAACCAGTGGTCCGGGCCGACAGGCTGGGCGGAAGACGGACTGGCTCGCCATATTGTGGAGCTCGGCTGGTTCTTCGGTCCGTTGTTCATCATGTATCGGTTTGCCTTGGCCTTTTGGTTGATGCGTCAGGCCGTCCGATTCACGAGAAAATCCGGCCAGGTCTTGCCACTCGCGCTCGTCGGCTTCATGTTGCCATTGCTTATTTTCATGCAAATCACCGGGCAGGGGACCCTTGTGGGTTATGCGTGGATTTTTGTTGGTTTCAGCATGGCAGCGAGCCGAAACGACAATTTCATGAATGAGAAAACACCGCTACGATCGCCCGTCATTACGTCAGCCTACACTCATGAAATACGTAAAACTTAATTTGGTGCGTGGCATAAGCGCGATATTGGTCGCGGCATCGCACTTACGGGCGGCAACT contains:
- a CDS encoding class I SAM-dependent methyltransferase, whose product is MNDDSLVSQSSYRTRIYAHYASVFQDANATFDADAAWRWGRGYRHYLRGWLPDSQEARVLDMACGGGKLLYFFKRMGYRKVCGVDTSPEQVRLSRQVTADVMQEDVLDFLEDRPQSYDLVTGLDIVEHLHKPEVLRLLDTCHAALKPGGRLVLQTPNADSPWGASSRYGDFTHELGFNPNSLSRLLALSGFCNIEVRETGPILIGHGVLSSVRYFIWQAIRAALILWNLAETGDAGSGVFTRVFLISAKRASK
- a CDS encoding glycosyltransferase family 4 protein, which translates into the protein MQYRRFDKIWEYMRQEYTLCTHILVPSNWVAKSLVEFGIHPEKLIKLPYPSGTDKKQKGNRAAKGKGRTIRVLCVAGLSVIKGQHYLLEAVAHLNRRNARVKFEVTLVGASGKDYLVRLSRIGVPFEHIEHIPNANMIDFMSGFDVFALPSLADGFAVAVSEALQAGIPAVTTQNNGAADAIVEGENGYVVPAQDHLALANAIAAAVDVTPDPGFVAPDQVLDWQTYAARLAQIYGHAVGQADGLGSDIVTHSAI
- a CDS encoding lipopolysaccharide biosynthesis protein, with the translated sequence MDSTAIHRIWQTMQAQGFAHVAQMAMRFVEVPLFLHYWGAARYGEWLVLFAIPAYFSIADLGFNSVAAHEMTMKTAQGKREEALTIFQSVSLIVFGLSAILLLSITLLSHTLLSWMPRADEAVVGIAQSDVVFYLALYVIAHIQIGTLQTGFYSQGMYGRGILLFSTLQFVEFLFAAVTVALGGGLLQVSQVYAGAACLGYLAYWGITAHYLPWLRYGFSGFRWRTVVRLGRPAVAALMFPVGQAMNHQGMRLVVGFVAGPGAVTLFVASRMLTAIAVKLQDAVGQALEPEYARAHGKSDRATVQQLLLHGMQATTWLSVVTLGAMLVCGERLFPHWTGGQVAFNRILVLVLAASTIVNAVWSNVMKIAYAANRHTKIAVIFFLGYSAACIVALPLTTAAGPVGAALALLIAEVGIALCVVPIALRMAEIGLMTCIGAVGKPPIHQALDLVRRSTLRFAKKGGEQDV